In Quercus robur chromosome 10, dhQueRobu3.1, whole genome shotgun sequence, a genomic segment contains:
- the LOC126701629 gene encoding alpha-N-acetylglucosaminidase-like isoform X1 has translation MESHFPAIISFSLIFALFSSSFAHSSTIGVGYISRILEIQDRERAPPAVQVAAARAVLRRLFPSHSSSFHFEIVSKEQCGGESCFMIKNSPSFSRHGDPEILIMGVTGVEISAGLHWYLKYWCGSHISWDKTGGAQLFSVPRAGLLPRVQDAGIVVQRPIPWNYYQNAVSSSYSFAWWDWKRWEKEIDWMALQGINLPLAFTGQEAIWQKVFQKFNVSKTDLDNFFGGPAFLAWSRMGNLHGWGGPLAQSWLDQQLILQKKILARMYELGMTPVLPAFSGNVPAALAYIFPSAKITRLGNWFSVKSDPKVCCTYLLDATDPLFVEIGKAFINEQLKEYGRTGHIYNCDTFDENTPPVDDPEYISSLGAAIFRGMQTGDDDAVWLMQGWLFSYDPFWRPLQTKALLQSVPLGRLVVLDLFAEVKPIWITSEQFYGVPYIWCMLHNFAGNSEMYGILDSVASGPVDARKSENSTMVGVGMSMEGIEQNPVVYDLMSEMAFQHNKVDVKLWIHLYSKRRYGQSVPLIQDAWNILYHTVYNCTDGAYDKNRDVIVAFPDVDPSFISVLHERYNHQRKSLSRRAAIEQITDSFDKPHLWYSTSEVIHALELFIASGDELSESNTFRYDLVDLTRQAVAKYANQLFLKVIEAYQLNDIHGVACHTQKFLDLVEDMDTLLACHEGFLLGPWLESAQKLAQDEEQKKQFEWNARTQITMWFEEASLLHDYGNKYWSGLLRDYYGPRAAIYFKFLLESLEKGHDFQLKDWRREWIKLTNDWQRSRKAFPVESTGNALNISRWLYNKYLRSSDT, from the exons GAGCAATGTGGTGGTGAGTCTTGCTTTATGATCAAGAACAGTCCTTCTTTCAGTAGACATGGGGATCCAGAAATCTT AATTATGGGGGTCACTGGAGTGGAGATTTCGGCTGGTTTGCACTGGTATTTGAAGTATTGGTGTGGTTCACATATATCTTGGGATAAAACTGGTGGAGCGCAGCTATTTTCAGTACCTAGAGCAGGCTTGCTCCCCCGTGTTCAAGATGCTGGAATCGTGGTTCAGAGACCCATTCCTTGGAACTACTACCAGAATGCTGTTTCATCTAGCT ATTCTTTTGCTTGGTGGGACTGGAAAAGATGGGAAAAGGAAATTGATTGGATGGCTTTGCAAGGCATTAATTTGCCGCTAGCATTTACAGGGCAAGAGGCTATTTGGCAAAAGGTTTTCCAG AAATTTAATGTAAGCAAAACGGATTTGGACAATTTCTTCGGAGGCCCTGCGTTTCTTGCATGGTCACGTATGGGAAATTTGCATGG ATGGGGTGGACCACTAGCACAAAGTTGGTTGGATCAACAGCTGATTCTACAGAAGAAAATTCTTGCCAGAATGTATGAACTTGGGATGACTCCAG TTCTTCCTGCCTTTTCTGGAAATGTTCCTGCAGCATTGGCATATATATTTCCATCAGCAAAGATAACACGTTTGGGAAATTG GTTCTCAGTTAAGAGTGACCCTAAGGTGTGTTGCACATATCTTCTTGATGCAACTGATCCCTTGTTTGTTGAAATTGGGAAAGCGTTCATCAATGAACAATTGAAAG AATATGGAAGGACTGGTCACATATACAACTG TGACACTTTTGACGAGAACACCCCACCTGTAGATGACCCAGAGTATATCTCTTCATTAGGGGCTGCAATCTTCAGGGGAATGCAAACTGGTGATGATGATGCTGTCTGGCTAATGCAG GGGTGGCTGTTTTCATATGATCCATTTTGGAGACCTCTGCAAACAAAG GCACTTTTACAGTCTGTTCCTCTGGGGAGGCTGGTCGTCCTTGATCTGTTTGCTGAAGTGAAACCCATATGGATTACTTCAGAGCAGTTTTATGGTGTTCCTTACATATG GTGTATGTTGCACAATTTTGCAGGGAACAGTGAGATGTATGGAATTTTAGATTCAGTAGCATCTGGACCAGTTGATGCTCGTAAAAGTGAAAACTCAACAATG GTTGGTGTTGGAATGTCAATGGAAGGTATAGAACAGAATCCTGTGGTTTATGACCTCATGTCTGAAATGGCATTTCAACACAACAAAGTTGATGTCAAG TTATGGATTCATTTATATTCAAAAAGACGCTATGGCCAATCAGTTCCCTTAATACAAGATGCCTGGAATATATTATATCACACTGTCTACAACTGCACAGATGGTGCATAT GACAAAAACAGGGATGTAATTGTGGCATTCCCTGATGTTGATCCTTCCTTTATTTCGGTACTGCATGAAAGGTATAATCACCAGAGAAAATCACTATCAAGAAGAGCAGCCATAGAGCAAATAACTGATTCATTTGATAAACCCCATCTATGGTATTCAACTTCTGAAGTAATACATGCATTAGAACTTTTTATCGCAAGTGGAGATGAACTATCAGAAAGTAACACTTTCAG GTATGACCTTGTCGACCTAACTAGACAAGCTGTAGCAAAATATGCAAACCAGCTATTCTTAAAGGTTATAGAAGCCTATCAGTTGAATGATATCCATGGAGTGGCCTGTCATACCCAGAAGTTTTTGGACCTAGTGGAAGATATGGACACACTCTTAGCTTGCCATGAGGGTTTTCTTTTGGGGCCTTGGTTAGAAAGTGCACAAAAGCTTGCTCAAGATGAAGAACAGAAGAAACAG TTTGAATGGAATGCAAGAACTCAAATAACCATGTGGTTTGAAGAAGCTAGTCTGCTTCATGATTATG GAAACAAGTACTGGAGTGGGCTTTTACGAGACTACTATGGCCCTCGAGCAGCCATATATTTCAAATTCTTATTAGAAAGTTTAGAGAAGGGCCATGATTTTCAGTTGAAGGATTGGAGAAGGGAATGGATAAAGCTTACAAATGATTGGCAAAGGAGTAGGAAGGCATTCCCAGTGGAAAGCACCGGAAATGCTTTGAACATATCCCGGTGGCTTTATAACAAGTATTTGCGAAGTTCAGACACTTAA